A single region of the Sorghum bicolor cultivar BTx623 chromosome 9, Sorghum_bicolor_NCBIv3, whole genome shotgun sequence genome encodes:
- the LOC8065892 gene encoding uncharacterized protein LOC8065892 encodes MDGGKKSRNPHKVPADYRSDRKSASGMSGDPKKGGRGGKFTWEGADGYADEDVGLVSSKNANTNRATKGGGAAGAKKDDDDDE; translated from the coding sequence ATGGACGGCGGCAAGAAGAGCCGGAACCCGCACAAGGTCCCCGCGGACTACCGCAGCGACCGCAAGTCGGCCTCCGGGATGAGCGGCGACCCCAAGAAGGGCGGCCGCGGCGGCAAGTTCACCTGGGAGGGCGCCGACGGCTACGCCGACGAGGACGTCGGCCTCGTCTCCTCCAAGAACGCCAACACCAACCGCGCCACCAAGGGTGGAGGCGCCGCCGGCGCCAagaaggacgacgacgacgacgagtag
- the LOC8065890 gene encoding derlin-1.2, producing the protein MSSPAEYYKSLPPISKAYGTLCFLTTVLVRLHIVDGGFLVLYYPWVFKKFQVWRLFTSFIFLGPFSINFGIRLLMIARYGVMLEKGAFDRRTADFLWMMIFGAISLLVVSVIPLLNTYTLGVPMVNMLVYVWSRENPNAQINIYGLVQLRAFYLPWVMLLLDVIFGSPLMGGLLGIMVGHLYYFFAVLHPLATGKNYLKTPKWVHKIVARYRIGVQANAPVRPQANGNTGTGAFRGRSYRLNQD; encoded by the exons ATGTCTTCGCCCGCCGA GTACTACAAATCACTTCCACCTATAAGCAAGGCATATGGGACATTGTGTTTCCTTACCACCGTGCTAGTTCGGCTCCATATCGTGGATGGGGGTTTTCTTGTATTATATTACCCTTGGGTGTTTAAGAAGTTTCAG GTATGGAggctatttacaagtttcatCTTTCTGGGACCATTTTCCATAAACTTCGGTATTCGCCTTCTGATGAT AGCAAGGTATGGTGTCAtgctggaaaagggagcatttGATAGACGCACTGCAGATTTCTTGTGGATGATGATATTTGGTGCCATCTCACTATTG GTGGTGTCTGTTATTCCCCTATTAAATACTTATACATTGGGAGTACCTATGGTCAACATGCTTGTTTATGTCTGGAGCCGAGAGAATCCGAATGCTCAGATAAATATATATGGTCTTGTCCAATTGAGG GCATTTTATCTTCCATGGGTTATGCTCTTATTGGATGTGATATTTGGGTCACCATTAATGGGTGGCCTTCTGGGTATCATGGTTGGACATCTATACTACTTCTTTGCAGTGTTGCACCCTCTTGCCACCGGAAAGAACTACCTCAAGACTCCGAAATGGGT CCATAAGATTGTTGCTCGATACAGAATAGGGGTGCAAGCCAACGCTCCTGTCAGGCCGCAAGCTAACGGCAACACCGGGACTGGTGCCTTCAGAGGAAGAAGCTATAGACTCAATCAAGATTGA